A window from Streptomyces sp. NBC_00299 encodes these proteins:
- a CDS encoding sugar phosphate isomerase/epimerase family protein, with protein MPRTFTLFTGQWADLPLEEVCRLARDFGYDGLELACWGDHFEVDKALADPSYIDSRKTLLDKYGLKCWAISNHLVGQAVCDAIIDERHQAILPGEVWGDGDPEGVRQRAAARMKDTARAAAAFGVDTVIGFTGSAIWHLVAMFPPAPESMIERGYEDFATRWNPILDVFDEEGVRFAHEVHPSEIAYDYWTTWRALEAVGGRPAFGLNFDPSHFVWQDLDPVGFLWDFRDRIYHVDCKEARKRLDGRNGRLGSHLPWGDPRRGWDFVSAGHGDVPWEDVFRMLRSIDYKGPISVEWEDAGMDRLQGAPEALTRLKAFDFEPPSASFDAAFNN; from the coding sequence ATGCCGCGTACGTTCACGCTGTTCACCGGCCAGTGGGCCGACCTGCCGCTGGAGGAGGTCTGCCGGCTCGCCCGCGACTTCGGCTACGACGGGCTCGAACTCGCCTGCTGGGGCGATCACTTCGAGGTCGACAAGGCCCTCGCGGACCCGTCCTACATCGACTCCAGGAAGACACTGCTCGACAAGTACGGCCTCAAGTGCTGGGCGATCTCCAACCACCTGGTCGGGCAGGCCGTCTGTGACGCCATCATCGACGAACGCCACCAGGCCATCCTGCCGGGCGAGGTGTGGGGCGACGGGGACCCGGAGGGGGTCCGGCAGCGCGCCGCCGCCCGCATGAAGGACACTGCGCGTGCCGCGGCGGCCTTCGGCGTCGACACGGTGATCGGCTTCACCGGTTCCGCGATCTGGCACCTGGTCGCCATGTTCCCGCCCGCGCCCGAGTCGATGATCGAACGCGGCTACGAGGACTTCGCGACCCGCTGGAACCCCATCCTGGACGTCTTCGACGAGGAGGGCGTCCGGTTCGCGCACGAGGTCCACCCCAGCGAGATCGCCTACGACTACTGGACGACCTGGCGAGCCCTGGAGGCTGTCGGCGGCCGCCCCGCCTTCGGCCTGAACTTCGACCCGTCGCACTTCGTGTGGCAGGACCTCGACCCCGTCGGCTTCCTCTGGGACTTCCGCGACCGCATCTACCACGTCGACTGCAAGGAGGCCCGCAAGCGCCTCGACGGCCGCAACGGCCGGCTCGGCTCGCATCTGCCGTGGGGCGACCCGCGCCGCGGCTGGGACTTCGTGTCGGCCGGGCACGGCGACGTCCCCTGGGAGGACGTCTTCCGGATGCTGCGCTCCATCGACTACAAAGGCCCGATCTCCGTCGAGTGGGAGGACGCCGGCATGGACCGGCTCCAGGGCGCCCCCGAGGCGCTGACCCGTCTCAAGGCGTTCGACTTCGAGCCGCCCAGCGCGTCCTTCGACGCCGCGTTCAACAACTGA
- a CDS encoding Gfo/Idh/MocA family protein, translating into MGQPQQQSEGTEAGKPPLRVGMVGYAFMGAAHSQGWRTAGRVFDLPLNPVQAVICGRDEAAARAAADRHGWASVETDWRALVERDDVDLVDICTPGDSHAEIALAALAAGKHVLCEKPLANTVEEATSMARAAEEAFERGQVAMVGFNYRRVPATALARSMVAEGRLGALRHVRVTYLQDWLVDPEFPLTWRLRKELAGSGALGDLGAHIIDLAQYLAGERLTGVSALTETFVRERPLPGGATSGLSAVSANGSGQVTVDDAALFTGRLPSGALASFEATRYATGRKNSLRIELNGELGSIAFDLERLNELSYHDGREPGAHAGFRRILVTEPDHPYLDAWWPPGHGLGYEHTFVHQASDLVHAVAEGRRPEPSFADGLQVQRVLAAVEESAEKNAVYTPIAV; encoded by the coding sequence ATGGGACAGCCGCAGCAGCAGTCAGAAGGGACCGAGGCAGGTAAGCCGCCTTTGCGCGTCGGAATGGTCGGCTACGCCTTCATGGGCGCCGCACATTCCCAGGGCTGGCGCACCGCGGGCCGTGTCTTCGACCTGCCGCTGAACCCGGTGCAGGCCGTGATCTGCGGCCGGGACGAGGCCGCCGCGCGGGCGGCGGCCGACCGGCACGGCTGGGCGTCCGTCGAGACCGACTGGCGTGCCCTCGTCGAACGGGACGACGTCGACCTCGTCGACATCTGCACCCCCGGCGACAGCCACGCCGAGATCGCCCTCGCGGCCCTGGCCGCCGGCAAGCACGTCCTGTGCGAGAAGCCCCTCGCCAACACGGTCGAGGAAGCCACGTCGATGGCGCGGGCGGCCGAAGAGGCCTTCGAGCGCGGCCAGGTGGCGATGGTCGGCTTCAACTACCGGCGGGTGCCGGCCACCGCCCTGGCCCGCAGCATGGTCGCCGAGGGCCGTCTGGGCGCGCTGCGGCACGTGCGCGTGACGTACCTCCAGGACTGGCTCGTCGACCCTGAGTTCCCGCTGACCTGGCGGTTGCGCAAGGAACTCGCCGGCTCGGGCGCGCTCGGCGACCTGGGGGCCCACATCATCGACCTCGCGCAGTACCTGGCGGGGGAGCGGCTGACCGGGGTGTCGGCCCTGACGGAGACCTTCGTACGGGAGCGCCCGCTGCCCGGCGGAGCCACGAGCGGCCTGTCCGCCGTCTCCGCCAACGGGTCCGGCCAGGTCACCGTCGACGACGCCGCCCTGTTCACCGGCCGTCTCCCATCGGGTGCACTCGCCTCCTTCGAGGCAACCCGCTACGCCACCGGCCGAAAGAACTCCCTGCGCATCGAACTCAACGGCGAGCTCGGTTCGATCGCCTTCGACCTGGAGAGGCTCAACGAGCTCTCGTACCACGACGGCAGGGAACCGGGCGCGCACGCCGGCTTCCGCCGCATCCTCGTCACCGAACCCGACCACCCCTACCTGGACGCCTGGTGGCCCCCGGGCCACGGCCTCGGCTACGAGCACACCTTCGTCCACCAGGCCAGCGACCTCGTCCACGCCGTCGCCGAGGGCCGTCGGCCCGAACCCTCCTTCGCCGACGGGCTGCAGGTGCAGCGCGTGCTGGCGGCGGTGGAGGAGAGCGCCGAGAAGAACGCCGTCTACACCCCGATCGCGGTCTGA
- a CDS encoding substrate-binding domain-containing protein, whose translation MPELTSRRGLLFGSAAIGAGALLTGCTSNESKDEPAANDQPAADDKPGKQVTIGFAGPQADHGWLNAINDNAKSRAKKYSDVTLEITEGSNDTAAQIGQIETLINKKVDVLVVLPADGKALTQVGLKAMRAGIPVINLDRIFNTPQAYRCWIGGDNYGMGLNAGHYIGEKLKGKSGAKVIELAGLDNLELTKQRTQGFDDALKNYPNIQKVARQAAEFTVESGQAKMAQLLQAQSKFDALWNHDDDQGVGALRAIEQAGRDDFLMVGGAGALSAFQAIKEDDGVLKATVLYPPTMAASAIDLARALGQGKGVGGMAEFEIPASITLYSAVVDKANVDKYMSTGFK comes from the coding sequence ATGCCAGAGCTCACCAGTCGCAGAGGGCTGTTGTTCGGATCCGCCGCCATAGGAGCCGGTGCCCTTCTCACGGGTTGCACGAGCAACGAGTCCAAGGACGAGCCGGCCGCGAACGACCAGCCGGCCGCCGACGACAAGCCCGGCAAGCAGGTCACCATCGGCTTCGCCGGACCGCAGGCCGACCACGGCTGGCTCAACGCCATCAACGACAACGCCAAGAGCCGGGCGAAGAAGTACTCCGACGTCACCCTGGAGATCACCGAGGGCTCCAACGACACCGCCGCACAGATCGGCCAGATCGAGACGCTGATCAACAAGAAGGTCGACGTGCTGGTGGTGCTGCCCGCCGACGGCAAGGCGCTCACCCAGGTCGGCCTGAAGGCGATGCGGGCCGGGATCCCGGTCATCAACCTCGACCGGATCTTCAACACCCCGCAGGCGTACCGCTGCTGGATCGGCGGCGACAACTACGGCATGGGCCTCAACGCCGGCCACTACATCGGCGAGAAGCTCAAGGGGAAGTCCGGCGCCAAGGTCATCGAACTCGCCGGCCTCGACAACCTGGAACTCACCAAGCAGCGCACCCAGGGCTTCGACGACGCCCTCAAGAACTACCCGAACATCCAGAAGGTGGCCCGCCAGGCCGCCGAGTTCACGGTCGAGTCCGGACAGGCCAAGATGGCCCAGCTCCTGCAGGCCCAGTCGAAGTTCGACGCGCTCTGGAACCACGACGACGACCAGGGCGTGGGCGCGCTGCGGGCCATCGAGCAGGCCGGACGCGACGACTTCCTGATGGTAGGCGGCGCGGGCGCCCTGTCCGCCTTCCAGGCGATCAAGGAGGACGACGGCGTCCTCAAGGCCACCGTCCTGTACCCGCCGACCATGGCCGCGTCCGCCATCGACCTGGCCCGCGCGCTCGGCCAAGGCAAGGGCGTGGGCGGCATGGCCGAGTTCGAGATCCCGGCCTCGATCACGCTCTACTCCGCGGTCGTCGACAAGGCCAACGTCGACAAGTACATGTCCACCGGCTTCAAGTGA
- a CDS encoding ABC transporter permease translates to MTQHASPPRDSTGKVQSAGAPPAWRGLMARADVRTLSLLGVLAVLIIIGGITKPDEFLDTRNLQLVLTQASVIGVVTVGMTFVIISGGIDLSVGAIVALASVWATTVATQEYGFAGILFTAVIVGVGCGLVNGMLIAYGAMVPFIATLAMLASARGLALQITDGKTQIVTIPSVLDLGERDAYVLGIPPLVMVFAVVTIIGWLVLNRTTFGRRTVAVGGNAEAARLAGIDVRRQRLYLYLLSGLCCGIAAFLLIILSGSGQNTNGNLYELDAIAAAIIGGTLLTGGRGTIVGSVLGVLIFTTITNIFALNNLQSDVQQIAKGAIIVAAVLVQRRTASTT, encoded by the coding sequence ATGACGCAGCACGCCTCACCGCCCCGGGACAGCACCGGCAAGGTGCAGTCGGCCGGAGCACCGCCCGCCTGGCGGGGCCTGATGGCCCGCGCCGACGTGCGGACCCTGTCCCTGCTCGGCGTCCTCGCCGTGCTCATCATCATCGGCGGCATCACCAAGCCGGACGAGTTCCTGGACACCCGCAACCTCCAGCTCGTCCTCACCCAGGCGTCCGTGATCGGCGTCGTCACCGTCGGCATGACCTTCGTCATCATCTCCGGCGGCATCGACCTGTCCGTCGGCGCGATCGTCGCGCTCGCCTCGGTGTGGGCGACGACGGTCGCGACCCAGGAGTACGGCTTCGCCGGCATCCTGTTCACGGCGGTGATCGTCGGCGTGGGCTGCGGGCTCGTCAACGGGATGCTGATCGCGTACGGCGCGATGGTCCCGTTCATCGCCACCCTCGCCATGCTGGCCTCGGCGCGCGGACTGGCGTTGCAGATCACCGACGGCAAGACGCAGATCGTCACCATTCCCTCGGTACTCGACCTCGGCGAGCGCGACGCCTACGTCCTCGGCATCCCGCCCCTGGTCATGGTGTTCGCGGTCGTGACGATCATCGGCTGGCTGGTCCTGAACCGTACGACGTTCGGGCGGCGCACGGTCGCCGTCGGCGGCAACGCGGAGGCGGCCCGGCTCGCAGGCATCGACGTCCGCCGTCAGCGGCTCTACCTCTATCTGCTGTCCGGACTGTGCTGCGGCATCGCCGCCTTCCTGCTGATCATCCTGTCTGGCTCCGGCCAGAACACCAACGGCAACCTCTACGAACTCGACGCCATCGCCGCCGCGATCATCGGCGGCACCCTGCTCACCGGGGGCCGCGGCACCATCGTCGGCTCCGTGCTCGGCGTCCTGATCTTCACCACGATCACCAACATCTTCGCCCTGAACAACCTGCAGAGCGACGTCCAGCAGATCGCCAAGGGCGCGATCATCGTCGCCGCCGTGCTGGTCCAGCGCCGTACCGCAAGCACGACCTGA
- a CDS encoding sugar ABC transporter ATP-binding protein, whose amino-acid sequence MASEPPLLSMSGITKSFPGVRALDGVDLDVQAGEVHCLLGQNGAGKSTLIKVLAGAHQPDTGTIRWGGEEVTLRSPIAAMRLGIATIYQELDLVEHLSVAENVHLGHEPTTAGFVVRGKAARASTAQLLKRLGHPEIDPARLVGELSAAQQQIVSMARALSHDVRLIVMDEPSAALDPDEVDNLFRIVGDLTAAGVAVVYISHRLEEIRRIGDRVTVLKDGRAVAGGLPAKTTPTRDVVAMMTGRNVEYVFPERPAKDVAAAGKPLLEVRGLAREGEFEQLDLTVRPGEIVGLAGLVGSGRSEILETIYGARKPTAGQVLVDGRALRPGSVRAAVRAGLGLAPEERKAQALLMLESVTRNVSVSSMSRFSRGGWMDRTAELGAARAATRELSLRPDNPSVPVRTLSGGNQQKAVLARWLLRGCRVLLLDEPTRGVDVGARAELYAVIRRLADEGLAVLLVSSEVPEVLGLADRVLVLREGRVVHTAPARELDEHRVLDLVMEGSPAS is encoded by the coding sequence ATGGCATCAGAACCACCCCTGCTCAGCATGTCCGGCATCACCAAGTCGTTCCCCGGAGTCCGTGCCCTCGACGGCGTCGACCTCGACGTCCAGGCCGGTGAAGTGCACTGTCTGCTCGGCCAGAACGGCGCCGGCAAGTCCACGCTCATCAAGGTCCTGGCCGGCGCCCACCAGCCCGACACCGGCACCATCCGCTGGGGCGGCGAGGAGGTCACCCTCCGCTCGCCGATCGCCGCGATGCGCCTCGGCATCGCCACCATCTACCAGGAACTCGACCTGGTGGAGCACCTGTCGGTGGCCGAGAACGTCCACCTCGGCCATGAACCGACGACCGCAGGATTCGTCGTACGCGGAAAGGCGGCGCGGGCGTCGACAGCCCAGCTGCTCAAGCGACTCGGGCATCCCGAGATCGACCCGGCCCGCCTGGTCGGGGAGTTGTCGGCGGCGCAGCAGCAGATCGTCTCCATGGCGCGGGCGCTCTCCCACGACGTACGGCTGATCGTGATGGACGAGCCGTCCGCCGCCCTGGACCCGGACGAGGTCGACAACCTCTTCCGCATCGTCGGCGACCTCACCGCCGCCGGAGTCGCCGTCGTCTACATCTCGCACCGGCTGGAGGAGATCCGCCGGATCGGCGACCGGGTGACGGTGCTGAAGGACGGTCGGGCCGTCGCCGGCGGGCTCCCCGCGAAGACCACGCCGACGCGCGACGTCGTGGCCATGATGACGGGGCGCAATGTCGAGTACGTCTTCCCCGAGCGGCCGGCGAAGGACGTGGCCGCGGCCGGGAAGCCGCTGCTGGAGGTGCGGGGACTCGCCAGGGAGGGTGAGTTCGAGCAGCTCGACCTGACGGTGCGGCCCGGGGAGATCGTCGGGCTCGCCGGGCTGGTGGGCTCGGGGCGCTCGGAGATCCTGGAGACGATCTACGGGGCCAGGAAGCCCACCGCCGGTCAAGTCCTCGTGGACGGACGGGCGTTGCGACCCGGAAGCGTGCGGGCCGCCGTGCGCGCCGGGCTCGGGCTCGCCCCCGAGGAACGCAAGGCGCAGGCGCTGCTGATGCTGGAGTCCGTCACCCGCAACGTGTCGGTGTCGTCCATGTCCCGCTTCTCGCGCGGCGGCTGGATGGACCGGACGGCCGAACTCGGGGCGGCGAGGGCGGCGACCCGTGAACTGTCGCTGCGGCCCGACAACCCGTCCGTGCCCGTGCGCACGCTCTCCGGCGGCAACCAGCAAAAGGCCGTCCTGGCCCGCTGGCTGCTCCGCGGCTGCCGTGTCCTGCTGCTCGACGAACCCACCCGCGGCGTCGACGTCGGCGCCCGCGCCGAGCTGTACGCCGTGATCCGGCGACTGGCCGACGAAGGCCTCGCCGTGCTCCTGGTCTCCAGTGAAGTGCCCGAAGTGCTGGGCCTCGCCGATCGCGTCCTGGTGCTGCGCGAGGGCCGTGTCGTACACACCGCTCCCGCGCGCGAACTCGACGAACACCGCGTACTCGACCTCGTCATGGAAGGAAGCCCGGCGTCATGA
- a CDS encoding ROK family transcriptional regulator, protein MTARPANAHQAKLLRLLRDGGPNSRAQLGDQIDLSRSKLAVEVDRLLETGLVVADGLAASRGGRRSHNVRLNPGLRFLGVDIGATSVDVAVTNAELEILGHVNQPMDVREGPVAVFEQVLSMAAKLRASGLAEGYDGAGIGVPGPVRFPEGVPVAPPIMPGWDGFPVREALSQELGCPVMVDNDVNLMAMGEQHAGVARSVGDFLCVKIGTGIGCGIVAGGEVHRGVTGSAGDIGHIQAVPDGRPCACGNRGCLEAHFSGSALARDAVEAAQQGRSEELASRLEANGTLTAVDVAAAAAAGDSTALDLIREGGNRVGQVIAGLVSFFNPGLVVIGGGVTGLGHNLLAAIRTQVYRQSLPLATGNLPIVLGELGPTAGVIGAARLISDHLFSPA, encoded by the coding sequence ATGACGGCACGACCCGCGAACGCCCATCAGGCCAAGCTGCTCAGGCTGCTGCGCGACGGCGGGCCCAACTCCCGGGCCCAGCTGGGTGATCAGATCGACCTGTCACGGTCCAAGCTGGCCGTGGAGGTGGACCGCCTGCTGGAGACCGGGCTGGTCGTGGCCGACGGACTCGCCGCCTCGCGCGGTGGGCGTCGTTCGCACAACGTCCGGCTCAATCCCGGGCTGCGGTTCCTCGGTGTCGACATCGGCGCGACCTCGGTCGACGTCGCCGTCACCAACGCCGAGCTGGAAATCCTCGGCCATGTCAACCAGCCCATGGACGTGCGCGAGGGCCCGGTCGCGGTCTTCGAGCAAGTCCTGTCCATGGCGGCGAAGTTGAGGGCCTCCGGGCTCGCGGAAGGGTACGACGGCGCCGGCATCGGCGTCCCCGGACCGGTCCGCTTCCCCGAGGGCGTACCGGTGGCCCCGCCGATCATGCCGGGCTGGGACGGCTTCCCCGTCCGGGAGGCGCTCAGCCAGGAACTCGGCTGCCCGGTCATGGTCGACAACGACGTGAACCTCATGGCGATGGGGGAGCAGCACGCGGGCGTCGCACGCTCGGTGGGCGACTTCCTCTGCGTCAAGATCGGCACCGGCATCGGCTGCGGCATCGTCGCGGGGGGCGAGGTCCACCGGGGCGTCACGGGCAGCGCGGGCGACATCGGGCACATCCAGGCCGTGCCCGACGGCCGCCCCTGCGCCTGCGGCAACCGGGGCTGTCTGGAGGCCCACTTCAGCGGGTCGGCCCTCGCCAGGGACGCCGTCGAGGCGGCCCAGCAGGGACGGTCGGAGGAACTCGCCTCGCGGCTGGAGGCGAACGGCACCCTGACCGCCGTCGACGTCGCCGCCGCGGCCGCCGCGGGCGACTCCACCGCCCTCGACCTGATCCGCGAGGGCGGCAACCGCGTCGGCCAGGTCATCGCCGGACTCGTCAGCTTCTTCAACCCCGGCCTGGTGGTGATCGGCGGCGGGGTGACCGGCCTCGGCCACAACCTGCTCGCCGCGATCCGCACCCAGGTCTACCGCCAGTCGCTGCCCCTCGCGACCGGCAACCTCCCCATCGTCCTGGGCGAGTTGGGCCCCACCGCCGGAGTCATCGGCGCGGCCCGGCTCATCAGCGACCACCTGTTCTCACCCGCGTAA
- a CDS encoding DUF4231 domain-containing protein, which produces MRVANGSYDWYHKAAIRARRNFRLTETLLLLISAAIPVSAVISPGTAEVPAVLGGVVVVITGLRSVFHWQDDYLRFSEAREAVEAERRLYYTGAEPYADAGTRDRNLAASVTRIEQREMGTWVQLASPRTDATGNNAQY; this is translated from the coding sequence ATGCGCGTGGCGAACGGGTCGTACGACTGGTACCACAAGGCCGCTATCAGGGCGCGCCGCAACTTCCGGCTCACCGAGACCCTGCTGCTGCTCATCTCCGCGGCGATCCCGGTGTCGGCGGTCATCTCGCCCGGGACCGCCGAGGTGCCCGCAGTCCTGGGCGGCGTCGTCGTGGTGATCACCGGCCTGCGCTCCGTCTTCCACTGGCAGGACGACTATCTGCGCTTCAGCGAGGCCCGCGAGGCGGTCGAGGCGGAGCGCCGCCTCTACTACACCGGCGCCGAGCCGTACGCCGACGCCGGGACCCGGGACCGCAACCTCGCCGCGAGCGTCACCCGCATCGAGCAGCGGGAGATGGGCACGTGGGTGCAGCTCGCGAGTCCGCGCACGGACGCCACGGGGAACAACGCGCAGTACTGA
- a CDS encoding GntR family transcriptional regulator — protein MLSTGLPQGAVPKLERPGPLRDRVYEALLELITTRALQPGQHLVESELAGHLGVSRQPVREALQRLNTEGWVDLRPAQGAFVHEPTEEEADQLLTVRTLLEAEAARLAAAHADSAGIAALEQLCAEGEKAVAADDVDAAVALNARFHAKIMELAGNAVLAELAAQVDRRVRWYYTPVARQRGQQSWIEHRGMIAAITDRDEQGATQLMREHTEHTRRSYHDRAKS, from the coding sequence ATGTTGTCGACAGGACTGCCGCAGGGTGCGGTGCCCAAGCTCGAACGGCCCGGCCCGCTGCGCGACCGCGTCTACGAGGCTCTGCTCGAACTCATCACGACCCGCGCCCTCCAGCCCGGCCAGCATCTGGTCGAGAGTGAACTGGCAGGTCACCTCGGTGTGTCCCGGCAGCCGGTGCGCGAGGCGCTGCAGCGGCTGAACACCGAGGGCTGGGTCGATCTACGGCCCGCGCAGGGCGCGTTCGTGCACGAGCCGACGGAGGAGGAGGCCGACCAGCTCCTCACCGTCCGCACCCTCCTGGAGGCCGAGGCGGCCCGCCTCGCGGCCGCCCACGCCGACAGCGCCGGCATCGCGGCCCTGGAGCAGCTGTGTGCGGAGGGCGAGAAGGCCGTCGCCGCCGACGACGTGGACGCCGCCGTCGCGCTCAACGCCCGCTTCCACGCGAAGATCATGGAGCTCGCGGGCAACGCGGTCCTCGCCGAGCTGGCGGCCCAGGTCGACCGGCGCGTGCGCTGGTACTACACGCCCGTCGCCCGCCAGCGGGGGCAGCAGTCCTGGATCGAGCACCGCGGCATGATCGCCGCGATCACCGACCGGGACGAACAGGGCGCCACGCAGCTGATGCGGGAGCACACCGAGCACACGCGGCGGTCGTATCACGACAGGGCCAAGTCCTGA
- a CDS encoding beta-ketoacyl-ACP synthase III: MNGSRIAAVGHYQPARVLTNEELAGMVDTSDEWITSRVGIRTRHIAGPDEPVDELAAHAAAKALAAAGLAPADIDLVLVATSTAIDRSPNMAARVAARIGIPSPAAIDINVVCAGFTHALATADHAVRAGAATRALVIGADKMSDVTDWSDRTTCVLVGDGAGAAVVEASGEAHIGPVLWGSVPEMGHAVRIEGQPARFAQEGQSVYRWATTQLPAIARRACERAGLAPEDLAGVILHQANLRIIEPLAAKLGAVNAVVARDVSESGNTSAASIPLALSKLVEQGRITTGDPVLLFGFGGNLSYAGQVVRCP, from the coding sequence ATGAACGGCTCGCGCATTGCCGCAGTCGGCCACTATCAGCCCGCCAGGGTGCTCACCAACGAGGAACTGGCGGGCATGGTCGACACCAGTGACGAGTGGATCACATCCCGGGTGGGCATCCGTACGCGCCACATCGCGGGGCCCGACGAGCCCGTCGACGAGCTGGCCGCGCACGCCGCCGCCAAGGCGCTCGCGGCAGCGGGCCTCGCGCCCGCCGACATCGACCTGGTTCTGGTCGCCACCTCCACCGCCATCGACCGCTCCCCGAACATGGCTGCCCGCGTCGCGGCCCGCATCGGCATCCCGTCGCCCGCCGCGATAGATATCAACGTCGTCTGCGCCGGGTTCACCCACGCCCTGGCCACCGCCGACCACGCCGTACGGGCGGGAGCCGCGACCCGCGCCCTGGTGATCGGCGCCGACAAGATGTCCGACGTGACCGACTGGAGCGACCGCACGACCTGTGTGCTGGTCGGCGACGGGGCCGGCGCGGCCGTCGTGGAGGCGTCCGGAGAGGCCCACATCGGGCCGGTGCTGTGGGGTTCGGTGCCCGAAATGGGGCACGCGGTGCGCATCGAGGGGCAGCCCGCGCGGTTCGCGCAGGAGGGCCAGAGCGTCTACCGCTGGGCGACGACGCAGCTGCCGGCCATCGCCCGCCGGGCCTGCGAGCGGGCGGGCCTGGCGCCCGAGGACCTCGCCGGCGTCATCCTGCACCAGGCCAACCTGCGCATCATCGAGCCCCTCGCCGCGAAGCTCGGCGCGGTCAACGCCGTGGTCGCGCGGGATGTGTCCGAGTCCGGCAACACCTCGGCGGCGAGCATTCCGCTGGCACTGTCCAAGCTCGTGGAACAGGGGCGGATCACGACCGGGGATCCGGTGCTCCTCTTCGGGTTCGGCGGCAACCTGTCGTACGCCGGGCAGGTCGTGCGCTGCCCCTGA
- a CDS encoding MFS transporter small subunit, which produces MSSDSSPPSRRGLIALAWVWVGVPLAYGLYELVQKATQLFTG; this is translated from the coding sequence ATGTCCAGCGACAGCAGTCCGCCTAGCCGGCGGGGCCTGATCGCCCTCGCCTGGGTGTGGGTGGGGGTACCGCTCGCGTACGGGCTCTACGAACTCGTACAAAAGGCGACGCAGCTGTTCACCGGGTAG
- a CDS encoding OFA family MFS transporter, producing the protein MSPPVAPPGWSRWLVPPAALSVHLSIGQAYAWSVFKPPLESALGLSGTQSALPFQLGIVMLGLSAAFGGTLVERNGPRWAMTVALICFSSGFLLSALGAATEQYWLIVFGYGFVGGIGLGIGYISPVSTLIKWFPDRPGMATGIAIMGFGGGALIASPWSAQMLESFGSDSSGIAMAFLVHGLSYSVFMLLGVLLVRVPRSEKPVGDGPGVFDGPQVSARNAVRTPQFWCLWVVLCMNVTAGIGILEKAAPMITDFFANTSTPVSVSAAAGFVALLSAANMAGRIGWSSTSDLIGRRNIYRLYLGVGALMYGLIALAGDSSKPLFILCALVILSFYGGGFATVPAYLKDLFGTYQVGAIHGRLLTAWSTAGVLGPLIVNWIADRQEEAGKDGSSLYTMSLFIMIGLLAVGFVANELVRPVHPRHHVPSPTSAPASKEAADVQRQQSA; encoded by the coding sequence ATGAGTCCACCGGTCGCACCCCCGGGATGGAGCCGCTGGCTGGTTCCGCCCGCTGCTCTGTCGGTCCATCTGTCCATCGGCCAGGCCTACGCCTGGAGCGTGTTCAAGCCGCCGCTCGAATCCGCCCTCGGCCTCAGCGGCACGCAGAGCGCGCTGCCGTTCCAGCTCGGCATCGTCATGCTCGGTCTGTCGGCCGCCTTCGGCGGCACGCTGGTGGAGCGCAACGGACCGCGCTGGGCGATGACGGTCGCCCTGATCTGCTTCTCGTCCGGCTTCCTGCTCTCCGCGCTGGGCGCGGCCACCGAGCAGTACTGGCTGATCGTTTTCGGCTACGGCTTCGTCGGCGGGATCGGCCTCGGCATCGGCTACATCTCCCCGGTCTCGACGCTGATCAAGTGGTTCCCGGACCGGCCCGGCATGGCCACCGGCATCGCCATCATGGGCTTCGGCGGCGGCGCGCTCATCGCCTCGCCCTGGTCGGCGCAGATGCTGGAGTCGTTCGGCAGCGACAGCTCCGGGATCGCGATGGCCTTCCTGGTGCACGGGCTGTCGTACTCCGTGTTCATGCTGCTGGGCGTGCTGCTGGTCAGGGTGCCGCGCTCCGAGAAGCCGGTCGGGGACGGGCCCGGCGTCTTCGACGGACCGCAGGTGTCCGCCCGCAACGCGGTGCGCACTCCGCAGTTCTGGTGTCTGTGGGTCGTGCTCTGCATGAACGTGACCGCGGGCATCGGCATCCTGGAGAAGGCCGCCCCGATGATCACGGACTTCTTCGCCAACACCTCCACACCGGTGTCGGTGTCGGCCGCCGCCGGCTTCGTCGCCCTGCTGTCCGCGGCCAACATGGCGGGCCGCATCGGCTGGTCGTCGACCTCCGACCTGATCGGACGCAGGAACATCTACCGCCTCTACCTGGGCGTGGGTGCGCTGATGTACGGGCTGATCGCGCTGGCCGGCGACTCGTCGAAGCCGCTGTTCATCCTGTGCGCGCTGGTGATCCTCTCCTTCTACGGCGGCGGCTTCGCGACGGTCCCCGCCTATCTGAAGGACCTGTTCGGCACCTACCAGGTGGGCGCCATCCACGGGCGGCTGCTCACCGCCTGGTCCACGGCCGGCGTCCTCGGGCCGCTGATCGTCAACTGGATCGCGGACCGGCAGGAGGAGGCGGGCAAGGACGGCTCGTCCCTGTACACGATGTCCCTGTTCATCATGATCGGGCTGCTCGCCGTCGGCTTCGTCGCCAACGAGCTCGTCCGCCCCGTCCACCCCCGCCATCACGTCCCGTCCCCCACCTCCGCCCCGGCGTCGAAGGAGGCCGCAGATGTCCAGCGACAGCAGTCCGCCTAG